One region of Chlorobiota bacterium genomic DNA includes:
- the paaJ gene encoding phenylacetate-CoA oxygenase subunit PaaJ has protein sequence MPSVDEIWEALKSVKDPEIPTISLVDLGVITDVRLDDAGVPHVRMTPTFVGCPAMEYMQQQVRERLLELGFPTSDVRMTFEQEWNTNKITEEGLRALNQHGLAAPPRYEGVLELEVLNNTPCPYCGSHNTTLHSPFGPTLCRSLHYCNNCRQAFEGFKPV, from the coding sequence ATGCCAAGCGTTGATGAAATCTGGGAAGCGTTGAAATCGGTGAAGGACCCGGAGATTCCGACCATCTCGCTGGTTGATCTTGGGGTAATCACCGATGTTCGCTTGGATGATGCCGGAGTCCCCCACGTACGGATGACCCCAACGTTTGTGGGATGCCCGGCAATGGAGTATATGCAGCAGCAAGTTCGGGAACGATTGCTGGAGCTTGGCTTCCCAACCAGCGATGTGCGGATGACGTTCGAGCAGGAATGGAACACCAACAAGATCACCGAAGAAGGGCTGCGGGCATTGAACCAACACGGGCTTGCAGCCCCGCCACGCTACGAAGGGGTCCTGGAGTTGGAGGTCCTGAACAACACCCCTTGCCCCTACTGCGGAAGCCACAACACCACGCTGCACTCACCCTTCGGCCCAACGCTCTGCCGTTCGCTTCACTACTGCAACAACTGCCGCCAAGCCTTCGAGGGGTTCAAGCCGGTGTAG
- the paaA gene encoding 1,2-phenylacetyl-CoA epoxidase subunit A, with protein MYGNLSIVDTPVGQQTAADDPELLAAFEARIDRGEKIEPHDWMPAEYRRQLIRMIEQHAHSEIIGALPEGTWITRAPGFKRKMALMAKVQDEVGHAQLLYSAAETLGKPREAMIDDLLNGKSKYSNVFNYPAVTWADTAVIAWLIDAGAIINQHTNAKGSYGPYCRALDRICIEESFHLKYGYDNVVTLATGTPTQRAMLQEALNRWWRPIMHFHGPPDKVSQHTEKLVRWKVKMATNDEMRQEFLETYVPKIWELGLTVPDPNLRKNEETGQWEFSDPDWDEFKRVINGNGPCNAERLAVRRMAEEQGRWVRQALRKPNHAYVAPLA; from the coding sequence ATGTACGGAAACCTTTCCATTGTTGACACACCTGTCGGCCAGCAGACCGCCGCCGACGATCCCGAACTTCTTGCTGCCTTCGAGGCACGCATTGATCGTGGGGAAAAGATTGAGCCGCACGATTGGATGCCGGCCGAGTATCGCCGCCAGCTTATCCGAATGATCGAGCAGCACGCCCATTCCGAAATCATCGGCGCATTGCCGGAAGGGACGTGGATTACCCGCGCCCCGGGGTTCAAACGGAAAATGGCACTGATGGCAAAAGTGCAAGATGAAGTTGGCCACGCCCAGCTTCTCTACAGCGCAGCCGAAACACTAGGCAAGCCACGCGAAGCAATGATTGACGACCTGCTGAACGGCAAGTCCAAATATTCCAACGTCTTCAACTACCCGGCCGTCACCTGGGCCGACACCGCCGTGATTGCTTGGCTGATTGATGCTGGGGCAATCATCAACCAGCACACCAACGCCAAAGGGAGCTACGGCCCCTACTGCCGCGCGCTTGATCGCATCTGCATCGAGGAGTCGTTCCACCTGAAGTATGGCTACGATAACGTCGTCACGCTTGCCACCGGAACGCCAACCCAGCGGGCCATGCTACAGGAAGCGCTCAACCGCTGGTGGCGGCCAATCATGCACTTCCATGGCCCCCCCGATAAGGTCTCGCAGCACACCGAAAAGCTGGTGCGGTGGAAGGTGAAAATGGCCACCAACGATGAGATGCGCCAAGAGTTTTTGGAGACCTACGTCCCAAAAATCTGGGAACTGGGGCTGACGGTTCCGGACCCGAACCTTCGGAAGAACGAGGAGACCGGCCAGTGGGAATTCAGCGACCCCGATTGGGATGAGTTCAAGCGGGTAATCAACGGCAATGGCCCCTGCAATGCCGAGCGGCTTGCGGTTCGCCGAATGGCCGAAGAGCAAGGCCGCTGGGTTCGCCAAGCGCTTCGCAAACCCAACCATGCCTACGTTGCGCCGTTGGCGTAA
- a CDS encoding Spy/CpxP family protein refolding chaperone produces the protein MNKQMIFRTAAASLVAIAVAIAAPWSQPLNAQPGHGGGKGHGKQMEKIMGKLNLTEQQKAQIKTLRENFKKEHEAELTQIKSLRGQMKDLKGSGDKAKATELRSQIKTQMATLKEAREKLKQQIVAILTPEQQQQLEQLKAERKEHRKEMKEGRMGRKHNGVTGEGKKLE, from the coding sequence ATGAACAAGCAGATGATTTTTCGCACCGCAGCCGCATCGCTGGTAGCAATCGCCGTTGCAATCGCCGCCCCATGGAGCCAGCCACTGAATGCACAGCCAGGGCATGGCGGCGGGAAAGGGCATGGAAAACAAATGGAGAAGATCATGGGCAAGCTGAACCTTACCGAACAGCAAAAAGCCCAGATCAAAACCCTCCGTGAGAATTTCAAGAAGGAACATGAGGCGGAGCTGACCCAGATTAAATCGCTCCGTGGCCAAATGAAAGACCTGAAAGGAAGCGGGGATAAGGCAAAAGCAACGGAACTCCGCAGCCAGATCAAAACCCAAATGGCAACGCTGAAAGAGGCACGCGAGAAACTCAAACAGCAGATTGTCGCGATCCTAACCCCAGAGCAGCAGCAACAGCTTGAGCAATTGAAGGCCGAGCGCAAGGAGCACCGCAAGGAGATGAAAGAAGGGCGTATGGGTCGCAAGCACAACGGCGTAACCGGCGAAGGAAAGAAACTAGAGTAA
- a CDS encoding NAD(P)/FAD-dependent oxidoreductase, giving the protein MFELVLPFEQADDPAALHRAAATQLGIPEQRITAVRVRRRSLDARQRSIRVQLVVEVTTDEPATEEPLPTPNYREVTGKHRAIIVGSGPAGLFAALRLIELNIRPILLERGFDVRARRRDLAGIQRFGIVNPDSNYCFGEGGAGTYSDGKLYTRATKRGSVESVLQTLVAHGAPPEIMIEAHPHIGSNKLPKVVAAMRQSIINAGGEVHFGKRVVDIVLAEQRIRGVITADGDEHLGDAVILATGHSARDIFTLLQSRGVRIEAKPFAMGVRIEHPQPLIDSIQYRRPLRDDRLPAASYRLATTISERGVFSFCMCPGGFIVPSATEGDEVVVNGMSLSRRDSPFANSGMVVSVEKEDLQPYGQHHELAGMAYQKAVEVMAAQSGGGKQRAPGQRLTDFLAGRLSANLPDCSYKPGLSSAPLHTLLPPTLAKRLQQGLQAFGKTMPGYVTEEAVLVGVESRTSSPVRIPRNVETLQHPDISHFFPCGEGAGYAGGIVSAAMDGTRVAEGVYRAMGGG; this is encoded by the coding sequence ATTTTTGAACTGGTTCTTCCATTCGAGCAGGCCGACGACCCCGCCGCGCTCCACCGTGCTGCGGCCACGCAGCTTGGCATTCCCGAACAGCGCATCACTGCGGTTCGCGTCCGCCGGCGGTCGCTGGATGCACGCCAACGGAGCATTCGCGTGCAGTTGGTGGTGGAGGTCACCACCGATGAACCAGCAACGGAGGAGCCGCTCCCCACACCAAACTACCGTGAGGTGACGGGGAAGCATCGGGCGATTATCGTGGGGTCGGGTCCGGCGGGATTGTTCGCGGCGTTGCGGTTGATTGAGTTGAACATTCGCCCAATCCTTCTGGAACGTGGCTTTGACGTTCGCGCACGCCGCCGCGACCTTGCGGGAATTCAACGCTTCGGAATCGTCAATCCCGACAGCAACTACTGCTTTGGCGAAGGCGGAGCCGGAACCTACTCCGACGGCAAACTCTACACCCGCGCCACCAAGCGGGGAAGCGTTGAATCGGTTCTGCAAACGCTGGTGGCCCACGGCGCGCCGCCGGAGATTATGATCGAGGCGCATCCCCACATCGGATCGAACAAACTGCCGAAGGTTGTGGCGGCAATGCGGCAAAGCATCATCAATGCCGGAGGGGAGGTCCATTTTGGGAAGCGTGTGGTGGATATTGTTCTGGCCGAACAAAGGATTCGCGGGGTTATCACTGCCGATGGAGATGAACACTTGGGTGATGCCGTGATCCTGGCCACCGGGCACTCCGCCCGCGACATCTTCACGCTGCTGCAATCCCGCGGGGTGCGGATTGAAGCAAAGCCGTTCGCCATGGGGGTGCGGATTGAGCATCCCCAGCCGCTGATTGACTCGATTCAGTACCGCCGCCCGCTCCGCGATGACCGGCTGCCAGCGGCCAGTTATCGGCTGGCCACCACCATTTCCGAGCGCGGGGTTTTCTCCTTCTGTATGTGCCCCGGAGGGTTCATTGTGCCTTCGGCAACCGAGGGTGATGAAGTCGTGGTAAATGGGATGAGCCTTTCCCGCCGCGACTCCCCTTTTGCAAACTCCGGGATGGTTGTCTCGGTGGAGAAAGAAGACCTTCAGCCATATGGCCAGCATCACGAATTAGCAGGAATGGCGTACCAGAAAGCGGTGGAGGTAATGGCGGCGCAGTCTGGCGGGGGAAAACAGCGCGCCCCCGGGCAGCGGCTCACCGACTTCCTTGCTGGCCGCCTTTCGGCGAACCTTCCCGATTGCAGCTACAAGCCGGGGCTATCCTCCGCGCCGCTTCACACGCTGCTTCCGCCAACGCTTGCCAAGCGGTTGCAGCAAGGATTGCAGGCCTTCGGGAAAACAATGCCTGGATACGTGACCGAGGAAGCGGTGTTGGTGGGGGTCGAGTCGCGAACAAGCTCCCCGGTGCGGATCCCCCGCAACGTCGAAACGCTGCAACACCCCGACATCAGCCATTTTTTCCCCTGCGGCGAAGGCGCAGGCTACGCCGGCGGAATCGTATCAGCCGCAATGGACGGCACGCGGGTGGCGGAAGGGGTTTATCGGGCGATGGGTGGGGGGTAA
- a CDS encoding 1,2-phenylacetyl-CoA epoxidase subunit B, producing the protein MTIQSLDPRITRAGIPAEDSRPLEPKENLDQFETWEVFHQQKRGAHPEHVGSLHAPNAELALVMAKEQYARRFKCVGIWVVRTADILTLSTEDEDIFVTNAEKKYRDAGGYRVGNRVSAFKQQQAQANTEGAA; encoded by the coding sequence ATGACGATTCAATCACTTGACCCTCGCATCACGCGAGCAGGCATTCCAGCAGAAGATTCCAGGCCATTGGAGCCAAAAGAAAATCTTGACCAGTTCGAGACCTGGGAGGTGTTCCACCAGCAGAAGCGGGGGGCGCATCCTGAGCACGTCGGTTCGCTTCACGCGCCCAATGCGGAGCTTGCGTTGGTGATGGCGAAGGAGCAATATGCCCGCCGGTTCAAGTGCGTTGGAATCTGGGTGGTCCGCACCGCCGACATCCTTACGTTAAGCACCGAGGACGAGGACATCTTCGTCACCAACGCCGAAAAGAAATACCGCGATGCTGGTGGGTATCGCGTTGGCAATCGGGTAAGCGCGTTTAAGCAACAACAAGCACAAGCCAACACCGAGGGCGCAGCATGA
- the bshB1 gene encoding bacillithiol biosynthesis deacetylase BshB1, protein MAQLEGHQADILAITAHPDDVELHIAGTVMKAIGQGHRVAICDLTAGERGSRGSRELRAKETAAANSILGIEEGFRWNLGIPDGNIALSQENILSVVRTIRHFRPQVILFPWEKDRHPDHEAAHRIVHHAYFDAGLVAVASQHEGIPQTPHRPARMFMFDHSWEGTPDIVVDVSPFIERKLDALAAYGSQFSIPGRTTEDPSYGPQTFISGNDFMEYYLARMRRLGFQIGVQYGEGFVSWGGPVKVDDLLATV, encoded by the coding sequence ATGGCGCAACTGGAAGGCCATCAAGCTGATATTCTTGCAATCACCGCCCACCCCGACGACGTGGAACTTCACATTGCCGGGACCGTGATGAAAGCAATCGGGCAGGGGCATCGCGTGGCGATTTGCGACCTTACCGCCGGCGAGCGTGGGTCGCGCGGGTCGCGTGAATTGCGCGCGAAGGAGACGGCGGCGGCGAACTCCATTTTGGGGATCGAAGAGGGCTTCCGGTGGAATCTTGGAATCCCCGATGGGAACATCGCGCTTTCGCAGGAGAACATCCTGAGCGTGGTGCGGACCATCCGGCATTTCCGCCCGCAGGTGATCCTGTTCCCGTGGGAGAAGGACCGCCACCCCGACCATGAAGCGGCGCACCGGATTGTTCACCACGCCTACTTCGACGCTGGGTTGGTGGCCGTTGCAAGCCAGCATGAAGGAATCCCGCAAACGCCCCACCGCCCTGCGCGGATGTTCATGTTTGACCATTCGTGGGAAGGAACCCCAGACATTGTGGTGGATGTTAGCCCGTTTATCGAACGGAAACTTGATGCGCTGGCGGCTTACGGGTCCCAATTTTCAATCCCCGGACGCACCACCGAGGACCCATCCTACGGCCCGCAAACGTTCATTTCGGGGAACGATTTCATGGAGTATTATCTGGCACGGATGCGCCGCTTGGGGTTCCAAATTGGCGTGCAGTATGGCGAAGGCTTCGTTTCCTGGGGCGGCCCGGTGAAGGTGGATGATCTTTTGGCAACCGTCTAA
- a CDS encoding metallophosphoesterase: protein MTDVPQLPDGVARGFHDRRVHRHLSLRSADVIGDVHGCFDELAELITQLGHAELLRSDLPPALAGAKPRLMFVGDIVDRGDQIVETVRLVERLCRGGHALMVMGNHDYRFLRWLHGRDVEPQHGLEMSIEQFRRLPHDQFQQWRSKLIEFFESLPWAIRFDGGRGVVVHAAWHAELLHDHVSEEHFRRYALHGPVTGKKRPDGLPDRIDWASKYSGPEFVVFGHQVYPEPYRQQHAIGIDTGCVFGGALTGLRYPAMEAISVPSKRVRYKR, encoded by the coding sequence ATGACCGATGTTCCTCAATTGCCGGATGGCGTAGCACGCGGTTTTCACGACCGCAGGGTCCACCGCCATTTATCGCTTCGCAGTGCCGACGTTATCGGCGATGTCCATGGATGCTTCGATGAACTGGCTGAGCTTATCACCCAACTTGGCCATGCCGAACTTCTTCGCAGCGATCTTCCGCCAGCACTGGCCGGCGCGAAGCCACGGCTGATGTTTGTTGGCGACATCGTGGACCGCGGCGATCAGATTGTGGAGACGGTCCGGTTGGTGGAGCGGCTTTGCCGTGGTGGCCACGCCCTGATGGTGATGGGGAACCACGATTACCGCTTCCTCCGCTGGCTGCATGGTCGCGATGTGGAGCCGCAGCATGGGTTGGAGATGAGCATCGAGCAATTCCGTCGGCTGCCCCACGACCAGTTCCAGCAATGGAGGTCCAAGCTGATTGAGTTCTTTGAATCGCTCCCGTGGGCCATTCGGTTCGATGGCGGAAGGGGGGTGGTGGTCCACGCAGCGTGGCACGCCGAGCTTCTGCACGATCACGTCAGCGAAGAGCATTTCCGCCGCTACGCGCTGCATGGGCCAGTCACCGGAAAAAAACGCCCGGATGGATTGCCCGACAGGATTGATTGGGCTTCGAAATATTCCGGACCCGAGTTTGTGGTTTTTGGCCACCAGGTCTATCCCGAGCCGTACCGCCAGCAGCACGCCATTGGCATTGACACCGGCTGCGTGTTTGGCGGCGCGCTGACGGGGCTGCGGTATCCCGCGATGGAGGCCATCAGTGTTCCAAGCAAGCGGGTCCGCTACAAGCGGTAG
- the paaC gene encoding phenylacetate-CoA oxygenase subunit PaaC: MNEAAITDLLFRLADDAVIIAHRNSEWTGLGPILEEDIAFSSIAQDKLGHAQALYNILHTNFGHPDPDTIAFTRDEAQFRCCHLVELPIGDYAFSLVRHFLYDAAEWVRYEALESSTFLPLAQLARKIKGEIKYHLFHAKTWVVQLGAQGNEESHARMQSALNETFALALGMFEPSEFDSELASGGVYPGEAEIRQRWLELISPVLQQATLQLPSLEELDHATGHGGRKGYHTEHLQPMLNEMTEVYRIDHTAEW; the protein is encoded by the coding sequence ATGAACGAAGCCGCAATCACCGACCTTCTTTTCCGATTGGCCGACGATGCCGTCATCATCGCCCATCGCAATTCCGAGTGGACCGGGCTTGGGCCAATCTTGGAGGAAGACATCGCCTTCTCCTCCATCGCCCAAGATAAGCTGGGCCATGCCCAGGCACTCTACAACATCCTTCACACCAACTTCGGCCACCCCGATCCCGACACCATCGCTTTCACCCGGGATGAGGCGCAGTTCCGCTGCTGCCACCTTGTGGAGCTTCCCATCGGCGATTACGCCTTCAGCCTTGTGCGCCATTTCCTGTACGATGCTGCCGAGTGGGTTCGGTACGAGGCGTTGGAGTCATCCACGTTCCTCCCGTTGGCGCAGCTTGCGCGGAAGATCAAAGGGGAGATCAAGTATCACCTGTTCCATGCAAAAACATGGGTGGTGCAGCTTGGTGCGCAAGGGAACGAGGAAAGCCACGCCCGAATGCAGTCGGCATTGAACGAAACGTTTGCGCTGGCGTTGGGGATGTTCGAGCCGTCGGAGTTCGATTCCGAGCTTGCTTCCGGCGGGGTGTATCCGGGCGAGGCAGAGATACGGCAACGCTGGTTGGAGTTGATCTCCCCGGTGCTGCAACAAGCCACGTTGCAGCTTCCATCGCTGGAAGAACTTGACCACGCAACCGGCCACGGTGGAAGGAAAGGATACCACACCGAGCATCTTCAGCCGATGCTGAACGAGATGACGGAGGTGTACCGGATTGACCACACAGCCGAGTGGTAA
- the mgtE gene encoding magnesium transporter: MIEKLLRPELQDLIAVGDFETFRDIIEDWEPADFAALVDDLSEGEQLAVFRNIDNEVAAAMFAHLDLPQQYQLVTELPYDNVRNILNAMSPDDRTALLEGLPDETAEKLMRMLTREERTVAETLLSYPENSVGRLMTPDFLAMKPDWAVRQVLDYIRRQAKDIETLDWIYVVDDDNRLIDDIRIHEFLVAPLYATVRSIMDNQYVQLSVMDDQESAIESFRKYDRTVLPVVDQQGVMVGIVTVDDVLDVVEEEATEDIQKFGGQEALDEPYIDTPMLRLVQKRATWLVVLFVGEMMTATAMQYFEDELARAIVLASFVPLIISSGGNSGSQAATLIIRALALGEVRLRDWWMVMRRELFSGAMLGLILGIIGFCRIAVWHTVFDFYPEHWFLLGLTVALSLICIVLFGTLTGSMLPFILKRLGLDPATSSAPFVATLVDVTGLVVYFSIALMILHGTML; this comes from the coding sequence ATGATTGAAAAACTCCTTCGACCGGAACTGCAAGATTTAATCGCCGTTGGGGATTTCGAGACCTTCCGCGACATCATCGAAGATTGGGAGCCGGCGGACTTTGCCGCCCTTGTTGATGATCTTTCCGAAGGGGAGCAGCTGGCCGTTTTCCGCAACATTGATAACGAGGTGGCGGCGGCAATGTTTGCCCACCTTGATCTGCCGCAGCAGTACCAGCTGGTTACCGAACTCCCCTACGATAACGTCCGCAACATCCTGAACGCGATGTCGCCGGACGACCGCACCGCCTTGCTGGAAGGGCTTCCCGACGAGACTGCCGAGAAGCTGATGCGGATGCTGACCCGCGAGGAACGCACCGTTGCCGAAACGCTCCTTTCCTACCCCGAGAACAGCGTTGGCCGCCTGATGACCCCGGACTTCCTTGCCATGAAGCCGGACTGGGCCGTTCGGCAAGTGCTGGATTACATCCGCCGCCAAGCAAAGGATATCGAGACGCTGGATTGGATCTACGTGGTTGACGACGACAACCGCTTGATTGATGACATCCGCATCCACGAATTCCTGGTCGCGCCGCTCTATGCCACCGTCCGCTCCATCATGGATAACCAGTACGTCCAGCTGTCGGTGATGGATGACCAAGAATCGGCCATCGAGAGCTTCCGCAAGTACGACCGCACCGTGCTTCCCGTTGTGGACCAGCAAGGGGTGATGGTCGGCATCGTCACCGTTGACGACGTGCTGGACGTGGTGGAGGAAGAAGCCACCGAGGACATCCAAAAGTTCGGCGGACAGGAAGCGTTGGACGAGCCGTACATTGACACCCCCATGCTCCGGCTTGTGCAAAAGCGGGCAACATGGCTGGTGGTCCTGTTCGTGGGGGAGATGATGACCGCCACGGCCATGCAATATTTTGAGGATGAGCTGGCCCGCGCAATCGTCCTTGCCTCGTTCGTTCCGCTGATTATCTCTAGCGGCGGAAACTCCGGCTCGCAGGCCGCAACCTTGATTATCCGTGCGCTGGCGTTGGGCGAGGTCCGGCTGCGCGATTGGTGGATGGTGATGCGGCGCGAGCTGTTCAGCGGCGCGATGCTGGGGCTGATTCTTGGCATCATCGGTTTTTGCCGGATTGCTGTCTGGCACACGGTGTTCGATTTTTACCCGGAGCATTGGTTCCTGCTTGGGCTGACGGTTGCCCTGTCGCTGATCTGCATCGTGCTGTTTGGGACGCTGACCGGCTCCATGCTTCCGTTCATCCTGAAACGCCTAGGGCTTGACCCCGCCACCTCGTCGGCTCCGTTCGTGGCGACGTTGGTGGACGTCACCGGGCTGGTGGTCTACTTCTCCATCGCCCTGATGATCTTGCACGGAACAATGCTCTGA
- a CDS encoding GTP-binding protein, translating into MLPITIITGFLGSGKTTLLNNLLRTDHGVRFGVIQNEFSDVGIDAELMVQVDADIYELNNGCLCCTLQDDLLRVIDDLLERRHRLDHLLIETTGVALPTSTIISLFNHPEYGETFRLDGVVALADARHLLGQISTTQEAAQQLAYADLILLNKIDLVTQPELAAVRGAIRAINPLAQIRETEWAAVESDAVIAVGGFGAAELIQQEGDHDHSHDQGHTHQSPIGAVGLAIPGQMNLVAFEAWLDLTLALNHENIFRMKGVLNLPGALRRYVLQGVHRLWSGEYGNQWGESERINRLVFIGKNLDGEQLKEGVEGCLVAE; encoded by the coding sequence ATGCTTCCGATTACCATCATCACCGGATTTCTTGGATCCGGCAAAACAACACTGCTGAACAACCTGCTTCGCACCGATCACGGGGTTCGGTTTGGCGTGATCCAGAATGAGTTCAGCGATGTTGGGATTGATGCGGAACTGATGGTGCAGGTGGATGCCGACATCTACGAGCTGAACAACGGTTGCCTTTGCTGCACCTTGCAGGATGACCTTCTGCGGGTGATAGATGACCTGTTGGAACGCCGCCACCGCCTAGACCACCTGCTGATTGAAACCACCGGCGTTGCCCTGCCCACATCCACCATTATCTCACTCTTCAACCATCCAGAGTATGGGGAAACTTTCCGGCTGGATGGAGTGGTTGCCCTGGCCGATGCGCGCCACCTTCTGGGGCAGATTTCCACAACCCAGGAAGCCGCCCAGCAGTTGGCCTATGCGGACCTGATCCTTCTCAATAAAATTGATCTTGTCACCCAGCCGGAGCTTGCGGCGGTTCGGGGGGCAATCCGTGCCATCAACCCGTTGGCGCAGATTCGGGAAACGGAGTGGGCCGCTGTGGAGAGCGATGCAGTGATTGCCGTGGGCGGGTTCGGGGCCGCAGAGTTGATCCAGCAGGAGGGGGACCACGACCACAGCCATGACCAGGGCCACACGCATCAATCGCCGATTGGCGCGGTGGGGCTGGCGATTCCCGGGCAGATGAACCTTGTGGCGTTCGAGGCGTGGCTGGACCTGACGCTTGCCTTGAACCATGAAAACATCTTCCGAATGAAGGGGGTGCTGAATCTTCCCGGGGCGTTGCGGCGGTACGTTCTGCAAGGGGTGCACCGTTTATGGAGCGGTGAGTATGGGAACCAGTGGGGGGAATCCGAGCGCATCAACCGCCTGGTGTTCATCGGGAAAAATCTTGACGGCGAGCAATTGAAAGAAGGGGTGGAGGGGTGTTTGGTGGCGGAGTGA